The Argiope bruennichi chromosome 9, qqArgBrue1.1, whole genome shotgun sequence genome contains a region encoding:
- the LOC129984100 gene encoding tRNA dimethylallyltransferase-like, with the protein MGNIVRVFKTSAMISEIPVVTVLGCTGTGKSKLAIELAKRFNGEIISADSMQVYKGLDIITNKVTPEEQKEAVHHCINCIEPLSRYTVVDFRNQALPIINNIMKQNKLPIIVGGTNYYIESLLWEVLISNQKEHNKLLFDDDSCIENDSLTIPSNVSLSTQDLFKQKITADSFEDISNMDLHKSLQEIDPDMANSVHPEDRRKVIRSLQVYQQHGRRHSELLQEQRSQYGGSSLGGPLRFKNTVMLWLQCDKEVLNQRLDDRVDEMLERGLISELLNFHKDYNEKRIDIQNPRYSEGIFQSIGFKEFHEYLILSEEEKNSDTGQRILEKAIEEMKLVTRQYARKQTKWIINRFLKKPDRQLPPVYGLSATDLCKWNENALQPAIDIVQSFIEDKEPSQKPLPVEEGLNDIKETYYCDVCERLILGQNVWKIHLSSKRHQKRKAKLQKVSKKSNTQECANIS; encoded by the exons ATGGGGAACATTGTGCGAGTATTTAAAACCTCAGCAATGATATCTGAAATTCCTGTTGTAACTGTTTTAGGTTGTACTGGTACTGGCAAATCAAAACTTGCCATTGAACTAGCTAAAAGATTTAATGGAGAAATAATTAGTGCAGATTCTATGCAG GTTTATAAGGGAttagatattattacaaataaggTCACACCTGAGGAACAAAAAGAAGCTGTTCACCATTGTATAAACTGCATAGAACCTCTTAGTCGTTATACTGTGGTTGATTTTAGAAATCAAGCTCTTCCTAtt attaataatataatgaagcAAAACAAATTGCCCATAATTGTTGGAGGAACTAATTATTACATTGAATCTTTATTGTGGGAAGTTCTCATATCAAATCAG AAGGAACacaataaacttttatttgatgATGATTCTTGCATTGAAAATGATTCACTTACTATACCCAGCAATGTCAGCCTATCTACACAAGATttgttcaaacaaaaaataacagCCGATTCATTTGAAGATATTTCCAATATGGATTTACACAAGAGCCTTCAAGAGATCGATCCTGACATGGCCAACAGCGTGCATCCTGAAGATAGGAGAAAAGTCATTAG GAGTTTGCAAGTGTATCAACAGCATGGACGTCGGCATAGTGAATTGTTGCAAGAACAACGTTCACAATATGGAGGGTCATCATTAGGGGGGCCCCTACGTTTCAAAAATACTGTTATGCTTTGGTTGCAGTGTGATAAAGAAG ttttgaaccAAAGATTAGATGACCGTGTTGATGAAATGCTTGAAAGAGGTCTTATTTCAGAGCTATTGAATTTTCACAAAGATTATAATGAAAAGAGGATCGATATTCA gAATCCTCGATATTCAGAAGGAATATTTCAGTCAATTGGTTTTAAggaatttcatgaatatttaatattatctgaagaagaaaaaaatagtgatACAGGCCAAAGAATACTTGAAAAAg ctaTAGAAGAGATGAAATTAGTAACAAGACAGTATGCTAGAAAACAGACTAAATggattataaatagatttttgaaaa AACCAGATAGGCAGTTACCTCCAGTCTATGGTTTATCTGCAACAGACCTCTGCAAGTGGAATGAAAATGCATTACAACCTGCTATTGACATAGTTCAATCATTCATAGAG gaCAAAGAACCTTCTCAAAAACCATTACCTGTTGAAGAAGGTTTGAATGATATTAAAGAAACTTATTATTGTGATGTGTGTGAAAGACTAATCTTAGGTCAAAATGTATGGAAAA tacaTCTAAGTTCTAAAAGGCATCAGAAGAGGAAAGCAAAGCTACAAAAAGTATCCAAGAAATCCAATACACAAGAATGTGCTAACATCAGCTGA